The Daphnia carinata strain CSIRO-1 chromosome 9, CSIRO_AGI_Dcar_HiC_V3, whole genome shotgun sequence nucleotide sequence TCGCGACCTCGGCATTACTTTCTTTCCCATAGTTTTCTGTTCAGTCAATGCAGTTTTTCGATAGCACGTCTAGTTACTGTCGTATAAGTACCATGCGCTAACCAACTGCGCCACTGGAGACacatatgtatataaatattatatatatataattatgttaaaatgttaaaataattggtgtaaattttaaatgtaCAATGGACAACCAGCATTGAAAAGAACGAAATGTGTTCCGTACTTTCAGCACAGTCAACGGATAGAAATTAATTAGTTTGGCGTCGGTCAGAACTCATATACGAGTATCACATATTTAGTTAAATTAGTCGACAAAACATTTTAGAATTGAATGTTTTGAGAGAGCAGTAAGGATGGTGTAGGAGGAAGGTATGCAGCCTGGAGCAGGATAGTTACGATCCGCGTGCACTGGGATGTTGCAGGCCGGAGCGCTGGTGGCCGGAGGTCTGGAATAGGGGAGTTTCGTAGGCTGGTGTAGGGTAAACGGTGGCAGGAGTTTTGTAGATTGGAGCGGGTTGAACGGGGACAGGGGTAGTGGGGGTTTTATATATTGAGGAGCTGGGGAAACGGTTACGGGAGTCTTCTGGGCTGGAACACAATAAACGGAGGCAGCGGGCTGTGTAGCCGTAACTATTGGATGTGTACGTGACGATCTGGATGCGACCGTCGGGCACTTGGGCACGATAACTACCAGCTGTTATTTTGCCGTTGCTTTTCTAGGAATGATCGAAATCGACATAGGGTCCCCGTCTTTAACAAGGTACGCAAAATTTGTAAGGTTTATGAGCAAGCACCAAAAAATAGTTGTGTCATCTCTCTGACGATTGAAAATTTAATTCTGATTTTCAACTGGCTTCAGCATTTCAACGTTTTCAAACATTCAAAGACCATAGTGTTCCACCTGTTATTGGGGTCTGAGTTGGCCCTCTGTTTTGTCAACAAACGTAACCTCCGTTTATAGAATGGAACTTGTTGGAAGTCCTTGTTCGAATCAAGTTGCTACAACCTTCACTTGTGAATCGACTCTTATTTATCGAATGAATCGTGTTACAATTCACAAGCTCGGTTTTCTGGAAAGTCTGCTATGTAGAACACAACAGATATGTCTAGTTGTATTCAATGGATTTAGCCACGAACAAGGAGACAAATCTTGATTGAGATATGCGACTAAAAACATTCTAGTTCACCTGGGCACAATTCgttttaaatcaaaagaaacaaaccacatttccttcttttgctGAGTTCATAGTGTACTTTTGCTTAAGTTAACTATAATTTATTGGTGAGCAACGATGAATTTTGATCGTCCTTCAGCCTGAAATGGCTGAAGAACCTTATGAAAGAGAAATGGTGTTAAAGACTGACAATAACAGGAAAATTGACATTATTTACTACACTCACCATTCAATTGTTACTATCAATTGTTTCGTTGATACAATTTGTATGAAATTTAGCTTCATTATGCTACCTCTGGCGGGACACGAAGCCGCAATCCCCAGCTTAGGAGGCCGatgccttatccattaggccacagaTGCTTCTTATATAATTAATGCTTTTTCTGGCAACACAAAGTTTATTTCTCTcgtattattactattaaaaaaacgataagaaaaatgattagcAATCCCATCAAATTCCGATTGTGGACTACTCTGCACTACCTTTGTTGGAAAGTGCTTTAGGTTTACCGCTGCAGGGCAACCCTCTTCATAGGAGAACCTTTAATATAACCATGGTGAAATTCAAACACTTCTTTTTCacctttccttttatttaGACCAATCAGATAGGCTCCATATTTGAACATGGTGTAGGGAAACAGAAAAGGACAAGCACAGGATATAGTTGTTCTGGTGCTACACAACGAAGGTACCAACGTAGGCCTACTACACAACGACTTACGCCACACCAAGCTGCTACACTGAAGCTAACATACTAAAACTACGAAGTACTACAGGCCTATTGCTCCGAGCTTCGCTACCACTAACTACTGTTCCATACGACACCACTGCGGAAACGGAAAATTATTATGTAGACTGAATTTACTACATCGAATTTGCTGTCTTACTTCTTGCTGAGGCAGCATACTACACCGAAACTTCTAGGTATTACTGCACGACGGCAGCGCCGTCTTTTTACGCCAATCCAAGTAATATACACAACATATGATGTTCCGAAATACGGACGGCTGTTCTTCAAAATGGAACGCAAATATCCGACAGGGAAATGTAACGATACATACGCGGCATTTCGAATTCCAGGATCCCTGCCGCGCTGTTTTTTCTTGCGTGACTTGAAATTTtcgaaaatatattttttgggCGGCATTTTACATTCTTCTAAGTTGTCCGCGTCTGGTACACATAGttcatctaaaaaaacaaacaaaaaaagcttttgcTGGATGCTTATCAAAATTTGATGCATATTTATGATTATTGACTTGGCAAAGTATTTTGGCTCTTGTGATTCAGCATCAGCGGTGCATTCTTTTGTtcttgaaatgttttctaaCGCACCGTGACTTGTTGCTCTTTATCGCTATCTTTGCGTTCTTGCCCTTGAAGATGGCATTCAATGTCAATGATCGCTTCTTCCGCTCCGTGGCGCTCCATTCCACGATTGATGTTGcatatttgaaaaacattctTAACCGCCCAGTCTCTGTTTGCCTTTTCGGAAGAGTTCTCACAGCTTTTGTTAACAACAAAGCGCCTCGAAATTtacgaagaaataaaagatagaATAACAAAGTAGACCAATTAAATTAGGAACAAAATCACCGGTGTTTTCTCATAATATTCAAATGGACAAGCACATTCCAAGATTTACAAGGATTCCTTTGACACGCTTGACATGTTACGGTCACCATACGGTTGAATTTCAACAATAATATGAGTATAAAGtggtttcaattcaaaatagaGCCTCTTGTATCGAAGGTCATTTAAACCATCTGTTTGAAATCGCACCGAGCCTTCCTTCAACACTAATTCCTATCGGGATTAGGCACTGCTTTTATGTTAGTCAAAGTCCTGTATCGAACAAGATGGACGAGCGAGGGCTGATCCTCGTAAGCTCTCGCTACGGTTAGATTATTGAACCGTACACGCTGGTATAGTTGATCGTCTTCACCTCCCCAGCCCCAAAAAGAATTGGAGAAGCCATTGATTTGTCAGAAATCATTTGTAGAAAAAGCAGTAACTCCTCCGAGAAAGCTAGCAGCTATCGGTCTATGAATaaacaacgaaaatcaaagcAATGAAATTTATGGAATAGAACAgtaaaaacagttgaaatatCTACTTGTAAATTGTCCCAGTAATCTATGGAGAATGACATCTGCCTGGGTTTTCCGGCTTGCGGACAGGTGTAGGGATTACTGTCATCCTCTGGTAGGAAATCGACATCGTGaaagatgaaacattggaaattttctttcaactgAGCTTCGTTAAAACCGATATTCATTAACATTCCTCTGTTAAACGACGAACTGTCTGTTCGCAAATAAAGACAATTATAACAATAATCGATTAATATATCCTACATGGGTTCAGCAAAATTCAACGCGTTCAAAATTCATGAACATTTGAATATACTAACTGGATTGTTCAACAACAATAATGACATAGTTGAGTTGCTGCCGCTGCAAGAAAGGATGCAGGTAACGCAAATAAACAGTCAAGTGATCTTTCCTGTCTCGGTATGGCACCATGATAGCGACTTTGTATCGTGATTGACGATCTTTTGGTTGATATCTTCCACCGGCCTCGATTCCAGCTTCTATCAATTTCGCGTCATCCTCATTTCGCAGGGTGTCTATCTTCTCCAAGCAAATATTCGTCCAACTAACTATTTCCGTAAAAACTAATCTGCAACACTTCTATGCTGCAAGCTAACGGGCTGTTTCTACTTACCTAATTTAGGGGGAACGAGAGGGCATAGTTGTGGAATGATAGACGACTGATCAAAAAAGGACGGTTGCGAGGATTCATTCACGGCCACTTCACTCACATTTTGATCTTGTTTATTAACACTCGGTTTTTGCGATAGTGGCTCAAGTAGGCTTGCTGAAAGAGTTACAGTTAGTTGAACTGTCGATGGATAACTACTGCAAGCAAACACGGAATTGGTTACATGTTTTCAACCAAAGTGAACGTCAAAATGAACAATAAGGACCTAGCAATGATTCACAAATGAGGAATGCTGGACATGTCCGTTTTTTGGGTTGAGTAAATTTCCTTTATAAGACTACCGAATCGTTACAACCGTCGAGGACCACAGGGACTTCGTATCTGCTCCGGGATGCGTTCTTCCACCACCCGTCATATTTATCAGAGTTACGCTCGTTGGTTTCatagaaaaatggaatttggGGAGTTGTCCCCAAGTGTACCTCCCGGTATGAATGGCAGAGAATTGCAAGGCGATTTCTTAATTTTAAACTGTTGTTGGTATTACCTTAGGAGGCGTATAATACTACGATGGCTCCTACTTTAACGTTATGTTAGATGGGAACATTGCCTAAATCtgttaaatgtttaaaattttaccaCGGTGCTGGTTCTTCTGTGAAGTGAATAAAACATAGGAGACCTTCAAATAACTTTATACAAGTTGGCCAATAGCTAGCCATGCTTTTTTCCTTCGATAAGAGGAGAGTTCTCCTTTGGTGTTATATTGCTAAAGCAACTAAACGAGGATGAATTAAGTGCCCACAGCGGTGAAGTTCACTGTGCTGTTTACAGCATAtggaaaaaaccaaaaggaaaaatctcaaattctattttttttttgttcattaaCGTATAGCTGGCTAGACCGATACGCTGCCTACAagattaaattaaattaaattaaaatgatAACCTCTCGTCAATCACCTTAGCTGAAGTAGCGGTCTCTCGATAATGTGAAAGATTCAAACTTCTGAACAGAATGGTAAGTGGCAAcagaaacataaaaattgattCAAGATAACATAAAGGAAGAATATTCAAGATGCGCTTGATCCTTCTCTCAGCATGTAGCCTTGAGCTCACTGTCACTTCCACCTTTGGTTTGTTCGTTTTCCAGCTGATATTTTTAACGCTACGCAATAAATCGTTACTCATACCGGCACTATCTTTTAAACATTACAGGCTtactgtttcttttgtttggatttttgacatggcctttttttcctgGGAATTTTCTGCTAAAAAACGTTTGTCATTCCTTTTATTAACTGTGTGATTCATAGCGCATACAGAGGTGAAAACACCTTACACAGCCATAATTATCAAGAACCATATACGAGTTTTCAAACGCGGAGTCGTTACAAGCCCAACGGTGTGTCACGTAAAGGAAGATATGTCAACAATATAATTTAGCACCACAGCCATTTCAGTTGGTTGTGCGCGTTTGCGACCGAGTGTGATTGCTTGCTGAGTCGTTCAAACATCAGAGCAAAAATCGAAGCAACGCGTCGAACACGCACTTAGTcatgagaaaatgaaatgaaacgaatttttttagttgtcCATAGTTGTGTGATGGCTAAATGATTAAGAGCTCAAATAAGAAGCAAGCCAATCTTATTGCAAAGAAACGTCAGATTCATTTCCGTTGGTCTTGTGCATTATCTTATTCCAAACGATCGTCGTGGTCGCACACTTAATCGTCTTTGtcacaaaattttaattttgaagtCTTGTTCTTACATCCTTGATTCTCAGGCAAGAAATAATAGCCCTTTGAAACATGTCAAATTATTGATCGAAAGCTTTTTCGACAAACGGTCATACATGACAGCTTGCGACAAGCGTCTGAAGTGATTAATTGATCTACTTGAAAACGCATGTCAAGTTTACTTCACAGATCGAGTTGCTtgttgaatttatttattccttGGTGTCCGTAAAAATattacatataaaaaaaaaaaaaatactaaactGAGATTTCCATTCTGTGCAGCAAACAGTTGGTTACCAGCCAACAACAAGGCGTAAAAGAATTTTCTCTGTTTGGCAGAGTTCCATAaaaggacaaaacaaaacattcaaTCACAACACCGATTCCTGAACGTTCTTCACCATCTTGTGAGAGAATTTCGATTTCAACGAAACACGTCTCACTGCAGGTATGTGTCGACCGTCCCATGTGCTATGAAAAACCACCGGAGGGTTAAAGAAGATTTTATCTCGATTGAATTCCCGCAAGTCTCTGTTACagggaaaaaacgaaaaaaaaaatgaaaataaaatagaaacgTTGAAGGTCGTCGTGTGGCTCTGGAAAGGTATAATACAGGTTGCTGATGGTGGCTCAGTGAAAGAGCTCATTAATTCAATGTCAGGTACGCAAACATGATATTCGGATCCTTGAATAGGCGAACTGAATGCACAGCATGCACGTCACGTAAAAAACGTTGTTATGGTGGAtctgaaaaagagaagaggaagGGAGTTTCGTCAGCACACGTCATGACaatatgatttaaaaaatcttaaacCATGAAGCTaaagaatgtaaaaaaaaccgaaagaTAATTTAACTACTTTCATTAGTTTGCACATCTGAGAGTGAACTCCGGTGTGTTTTATGAACGTCCGCAGGTTATAACTCGAAGAGCCATTGTGTGGCTATCTTGCatccctttcccttttttctgaCATCGACAACGGATGAAACGACGACGCAAAGTTATGATCATTCACGATAAATTTTACAATGGACGTTCAAATATTGGTTAATTATACAGCAGGTTTAATACAGTTTTATTATTGGAATGTCGGaaattagaaataaaacaatacaaacGCAAATTTGGTCTACCTGCATTACGAAGTGACCGCTAACTAATCATAGGTCCCCAGAATTAAAGAATGTGTTTATCAACTTAATCACAGCATATGCATCAGTTTAGCGAACCCAAATTTTCCATCAACAATATTCCCAGTCCTTATGATGTGGTGGTCGGCAAACTTCTGGACACTTGTCTGGGTATAATTCATGTCCAGCTCCTCCCACGTAATAGCTGCCATTGCGTTGGGTTGGAAATGGATGGATTTTCAATGGTGACAGCCTGATGAGTCGTTCGTTTTGACATCCGTAAGTGTCATGGGCCATCTATTCCATTCCCGTGAATTAGCATTCAACCAATGTTCATTAAAATGTACGCATAGCTTCATTACCACATCGTATTTGGCTATTGGCCACACAATGTCCGCAAGTGAAAATTGGTCTTGAGATTTGACCTGTTGCTGACCGGAAATGATAAGTGCTCGCATTAG carries:
- the LOC130700873 gene encoding uncharacterized protein LOC130700873 — encoded protein: MERHGAEEAIIDIECHLQGQERKDSDKEQQVTKSNGKITAGSYRAQVPDGRIQIVTYTSNSYGYTARCLRLLCSSPEDSRNRFPSSSIYKTPTTPVPVQPAPIYKTPATVYPTPAYETPLFQTSGHQRSGLQHPSARGS
- the LOC130700874 gene encoding beta-1,4-N-acetylgalactosaminyltransferase bre-4-like — encoded protein: MVPYRDRKDHLTVYLRYLHPFLQRQQLNYVIIVVEQSNSSSFNRGMLMNIGFNEAQLKENFQCFIFHDVDFLPEDDSNPYTCPQAGKPRQMSFSIDYWDNLQTDSC